A segment of the Stigmatopora nigra isolate UIUO_SnigA chromosome 15, RoL_Snig_1.1, whole genome shotgun sequence genome:
tacatatacatgtatatacatacatatacatgtatatacatacatatacatgtatatacatacatatacatgtatatacatacatatacatgtatatacatacatatacatgtatatacatacatatacatgtacatacatacatatacatgtacatacatacatacacatgtatatatatacatatacatgtatatatatatacatatacacgtatacatgtatacatatacacatatacatatacacatacatatacacatatacatatatacatatacatatatacatatacatatatacatatacatatatacatatacatatatacatatacatatatacatatacatatatacatatacatatatacacatatacacatatacatatatacacatattcatatatacatgtatatacgtatacacatacacatatatacatatgttatatatatgtatatgcataaaaAGCAAGTGCCAACTGACCTTTGGGTGCCCCGAAAGGATGCTGTCCGTTTTGTCCCACCGGCGTGGCGGGTAGCGAAAGCGACGCTTGCACGGCCGAGTCGGCCTTGTCCGGATCGGGCGTAGGCGAGCTGGGCGCGGACATCCGCTCCGTGGTCCTGTCGCGGACCGCCAGTTCCTGTCGGAGGTCTGCGGACGAGAGTGGGACAGTCAGTCAAGTCAAGCTCTGGCATCCGTTTTTTGGTGCGGGGCGCGTTCATACCTCGCGCCTCGTCTTTGAGACGTTGCACCGACACCAGAAGCGACTCCTTCTCGTCCAGCTCGCTCTCCAGGAAGGCGTTTCTCTCGATGGCCTGGTTCAGGCGGCCCTCAAAGTCTTCCAGGGACACGATGGTGGCCCTGCgtggaggaaaaaataaaaatggcgtCAGCGCTGGAGGCTTGGTCTCGATCTGCAGCTTCCGAGACGGGCGGCCTTACCTCTTGGATCTCTCCAGGTCGTCGTTGGCTTGCTCCAGTTTGCGCACCGACTTATTGAGCTGATCCTTGACGTTTTGCGTCCGGCCCAGGTCGTCCTCCAGAGTGGAGATTTGCTCGTAGCTTTGGGCGTACTGCTTCTCCAGTTTttccttggggaaaaaatatgggagaaaaatgtttttaataaaatacatcATGGATTTTTGGCCTTGACTGCAAGTCTGCTGATTTTTTTACAATCTGCCGATGAGCCCAATCGAATTTaagccagtcaaaatggattggacgtctcgtACAGTCAAttgaagccaatgagttaagacctaaaaaaaaaaagtaaaccactggtgtcaaagtagaggcccgggggccaaacttGGCCCgtcgaatcattttgtgcggcccaaaaaagtcaatcatgtTTGTcaattctgttttaggatcaaattatatgaagagtatatatgtctATTAAATGTActggttttcccccttttaaatcgatcgttgtaatttttcaatccatttttatgtttttagttcaaaaataattttgtaaaaccaatGCATATAATAAAAAGCATCCGATTTGTTAAACTTAATTCCGAGACTCTGAAAATATACTATCAGACCCGATTTCTGACCAGAAGCATCTTTACTCATCGATAGacggtaatagacgtccaatcgggTCGAACCTACAGGACCTGCAAGTCAAGATGTTTTGACCGTCAACATGCCCGACTCTAATTTGGGACCATGTGTGACATAACGGCGCGTGGCTTTGCCGTAATCCCCAGCGAGTCCAAATCCCCAATTAAGCCAAGTTGTGGTCGCTCGCGGTGGTGTCGGTCATTACCTTGAGGTTGTCGGCCTCGTTTCTAAGTCGCTCGTTTTCGCTCTGCAGTTCGCGGAGGCGGCGTTCGGCCTGGCTAAGTTGCGCCTCCAGCTCGGCCTCCAGTTCTTGACTGCCCTCTTGGAACTCCTGTAGCTCCTCGCGGGCGTCGAGGCAGCTACCCAtgtagaggaggaaaaaaattataaaaattataaatatatctaaacaGTGATATAGAATCCATATATCATTTCATTGTCTAAAACAGGGCTGGGGAAAGTATTCCACATTTTTTCAGAATATAAGTTAAGTtaaaccaccattttttttttaaataaaaaacaagggaggaaaaaaaagtatagtcTGATTTTTGATTGGACTAGAAACCAACCACTTTCAACCAAAACCCAAGACAGATTCAAATTTGTATACTTTTAAAAACCCTTTTAAGGTAAATAAGCCTAGTggcccaccaggcttataaaacACCAACACATATTGAGGAATACAACATCTAAAGATCCCCCTGAAACAAATATACTAAAGTCAAGTGTGTTCCAAACAAGTTTAGCTCCACCCCCTCCATTAAAAGGTGCTAAAAAAAGATCAAGTCCAAGTTGGCTGGAAGGACGAAACGTCCCCCGAGCGGAGACGAAACGCGCCGTGAATGTGCAAGCGCAGTAACAGTggctcttgttgttgttgtgccgtcagctgacacacacacaaatgagtCAGCGGTGGGGAAAAGCGCTCCCGCATACCAGCGTCATCGAGGCTGCCAGGTCAGCACGCCACacattatacacaaaaaaagcattttgggGGCCTACCACAAGTGTCAAAAACTATCATAGTAAAGAATCTTCAAAaatgacccccccaaaaaaacaagctttcaagaaaatgtcaaatttggaCCAACTTTTCCTCACAAACACCGTTTCAAAATGCTAGCTTAGTGGTTTGCCTTAAAAGGGAGTATATTTAAAGTCGTAGCGCAATGATGGAAAACGGCGTCATCAGCAAATTTGCTTGGGGCTCAGTTGGAACGTTTTCCTTTCAAAACAAAGGCAGTCGTCAAGGAATTCAATGGGTTTTCCCCTCCCGGAAAAAACTGCCGGGATTACGACAttcattttcacacaaaaagcTTTTCATGTCTACACACGTGCGTACGATTTAATTAATAATTACCAATAAACGAGTCACTATGACGAAGGCTACTGTGGAATTGTATTAAAGATTGGACAGTCTTTCCTACCCAATTTTAACAAAGTTATGACATCTAAAACCAATTGTAACTATTTATAAGCAAGCGCTAAAATAATTGTAAACAAGCAAAAACtacaccactgtcagatatttaaaaaatactaacaCTTGAACTGGGACAATACCGAAGCCACcctagtttacaaaatcttccaacactaagctcctcctccactacaagattttccaccaaaaaatgtcaacatatcaacaagggctggctctggaggtgactgtgtagttcccttcaaaaacaatgctaaattagccaaagcgcCTTCATATCTGaaactcaatagcaattagcatacgTCAACAAAGGTTCTTTAAATGCAATAAATTGAGCTCTCTTTAAATATCTTACATAATACATAcagtatatctattttttttgcaatatgtgGGACATGTTTAGTTCTTACCTTTTCTTATACTTGAGCGCTTGCGATTTCCAGTAATCGACTTCTTCGTCCTTTGTGGAAAATTTGGGAATTATCTCTGCGTCCATGTCAGGATTtcctgcacaaaaaaaatgcagatgttAAAAAACGTGGATtgtaacaacaaaaaagtcctAACCCAAAGTCTCCCGTCTAAACATTCCTCGGAAAAGTCGTCATACACATTTCCTGGAAACTGCCAGGAAAGCGAGAGGCCAAAATAACAGaccaccaaaataaataaaagtcaatTCATCGAGGCTTAAAGGGTTATgccctaaatattattttttttaaaaaagaaaaccataGCTGCTGTTTCCATAGAAACCCAGATGAAAGTAAGGTACCACTCCCCGGAAAGACATCTTTTAGCCAGCGTAACTacatttttcctattaaatatTCAGGTTTATTTAAATGGAAGccaaatatttacaaaacaacGCCTTTCACACAAATTGATGACGTGGATATATCGCGACATATCGCAACACTAATTCCCAAAAGGTTGACAGGTCCTAAATCGCCGTCATAGGCAAGACTCATGAGTCAACATATTCAGACAGTGATTTAGGAAGGGAGTggtactttttaaaacaatctGAGAGTAAAAAGATAATATTTCACTGTACAGACTCGAGATCCAAACTCGTGTTTGTCAATAAGTAGACATTTATAGCTTTCTAGCTAATTTTAACATTCGTCAGGAGTGACGAGACAGGCGTCACACGGCGGCTAAATTTAGCCCCAATGCCGCTAGCCAGGGcgtatttttttaggaaacacctttaaaataacattgtcaGCGTTATAACATAAATCGGGTTATTGTTTTGAAGGCGAAAACGCAGAAATTTGATATTGATGGTTAAGCGTAGCTAGCAAAACGGCGATCGAGAGCGACAGAATCCACGAGGTTGAATTGTTTGGACAACGcaattgttattaaaaaatcaaaaataagtgAGCATAAATACCTGCTCATGACAAATGGCTGTCAAATTGTAGGCTTGATTGTAACATCCGAACGTTTTCTTCTGCGGCCTTGCGAGTTGCTGCTGTTTCTCCTGCCGCTTGCTTCTAGTGTTTAGGAAATTGCCAACGCGTCCCCCGGAATCGACGTCATTCCAGCCGGAAGCGTACGTGATGACCACACGTCATTACGTCACCGAAACACAAGCGTCATACGGATGGGGCCACGCCCTGCTGCCTACGTAGTACCGCTAGGTGGGAGTGtaagcaaataaaaacaatccttattgataaagtaaaaaaatagtctttacACTTAAAAGATTCATAAAAAACTCAATTGATTACCCACTATTGACAACCAATGAATTGCCTGAAAACATCCAACGAGTTCAATGACTGCCATATATAAAGGGATAAAGTCCCTAAAGGGTTAAACATgttataaatgacattttgccAAATAAAAAAGTCGAATATGCTTACGTACACTTGTTTGGAACATGAcctatttattttgttcaacCTGCTAATTAGGCAGACTTCCAAGGCATTTCGTCGGCTACACCCCGAGCAATCGAGGGTTTGTGGGCGCCGGGTGGCTGGTCCTGCAAGGTAAAAT
Coding sequences within it:
- the LOC144208449 gene encoding nuclear distribution protein nudE-like 1-B isoform X2, encoding MDAEIIPKFSTKDEEVDYWKSQALKYKKSCLDAREELQEFQEGSQELEAELEAQLSQAERRLRELQSENERLRNEADNLKEKLEKQYAQSYEQISTLEDDLGRTQNVKDQLNKSVRKLEQANDDLERSKRATIVSLEDFEGRLNQAIERNAFLESELDEKESLLVSVQRLKDEARDLRQELAVRDRTTERMSAPSSPTPDPDKADSAVQASLSLPATPVGQNGQHPFGAPKALLNGCGNSSLTPSARMSALNIVGDLLRKVGALESKLAACRSIAKDQTARKAENGNATKFSHAIHATYFDKSGVVNGLDSGTLTSRTVSPPGLLPLRV
- the LOC144208449 gene encoding nuclear distribution protein nudE-like 1-B isoform X1, which produces MDAEIIPKFSTKDEEVDYWKSQALKYKKSCLDAREELQEFQEGSQELEAELEAQLSQAERRLRELQSENERLRNEADNLKEKLEKQYAQSYEQISTLEDDLGRTQNVKDQLNKSVRKLEQANDDLERSKRATIVSLEDFEGRLNQAIERNAFLESELDEKESLLVSVQRLKDEARDLRQELAVRDRTTERMSAPSSPTPDPDKADSAVQASLSLPATPVGQNGQHPFGAPKAALLNGCGNSSLTPSARMSALNIVGDLLRKVGALESKLAACRSIAKDQTARKAENGNATKFSHAIHATYFDKSGVVNGLDSGTLTSRTVSPPGLLPLRV